One Curtobacterium sp. MCLR17_007 DNA window includes the following coding sequences:
- a CDS encoding VOC family protein yields MTDATPRRYPQGVPSWIEGRFPDPDAAADFYGGLFGWRFEERLPPSAPGSYRIASVDGHDVGAIGSSDDPAAWGTTIAVDDVDVTAARVVDLGGTATAPMDAGPGGAAGRGAECVDPRGATFALWQARDRLGAQYINAPGGWVLSDLRSTDPDAALSFYARLFGWERSSVQEGPSAMLLLPGYGDHLAATSDPQIRERQAGAPAEFADVVAALARVDEGPDDWYVTFGVEDRDDTATRVTTLGGRVLATWEGPATRAADVVDPQGASFRVMQYTA; encoded by the coding sequence ATGACCGACGCGACACCACGCAGGTACCCGCAGGGCGTCCCGAGCTGGATCGAGGGTCGGTTCCCCGACCCGGACGCCGCAGCCGACTTCTACGGCGGGTTGTTCGGCTGGCGGTTCGAGGAGCGGCTTCCGCCGTCGGCGCCCGGGTCCTACCGGATCGCCAGCGTCGACGGCCACGACGTCGGCGCGATCGGCTCGAGCGACGATCCGGCCGCATGGGGGACCACCATCGCGGTCGACGACGTCGACGTCACCGCAGCTCGTGTCGTCGACCTCGGCGGGACGGCGACGGCACCGATGGACGCCGGTCCGGGAGGGGCTGCCGGCCGGGGCGCGGAGTGCGTCGACCCGCGCGGTGCGACGTTCGCGCTCTGGCAGGCGCGCGACCGCCTCGGGGCGCAGTACATCAACGCTCCCGGCGGCTGGGTCCTCAGCGACCTGCGCTCGACCGACCCCGATGCGGCGCTGTCGTTCTACGCACGGCTCTTCGGCTGGGAGCGGTCGTCGGTGCAGGAGGGCCCGAGCGCGATGCTCCTGCTCCCCGGGTACGGCGATCACCTCGCGGCGACGTCCGACCCGCAGATCCGCGAACGGCAGGCCGGCGCGCCGGCGGAGTTCGCCGACGTCGTCGCGGCGCTCGCCCGGGTCGACGAGGGGCCGGACGACTGGTACGTGACCTTCGGGGTCGAGGACCGCGACGACACGGCAACCCGGGTCACGACGCTCGGAGGACGTGTGCTCGCGACGTGGGAGGGACCGGCGACCCGCGCAGCCGACGTCGTCGACCCGCAGGGCGCATCGTTCCGGGTGATGCAGTACACCGCGTGA
- a CDS encoding PepSY domain-containing protein: MTITDMPRTRRIALSAAVLLAGALAVTGCADSDDTDTAGVGSSSGSDSSARTGPSTGAGARTASDSNEALVAAGATARKAVGSGTVISVEQERNGSAWEVLVVTDDGAEHEVHTDAAGTRAEGTPRADDTDADDDAEHRRFVAAAELDVEDAAGRLTDTVAGTVTELGLDDHTGTVVWEGDVRDSAGTKHSIRIDAGSGDVVTNTVDTDD, encoded by the coding sequence ATGACCATCACCGACATGCCCCGTACCCGCCGCATCGCCCTCTCCGCAGCAGTCCTGCTCGCCGGAGCCCTCGCCGTCACCGGCTGCGCCGACTCCGACGACACGGACACCGCCGGTGTCGGTTCGTCATCCGGGAGCGACTCGTCCGCGCGGACCGGGCCGTCCACCGGTGCTGGCGCCCGGACCGCGTCCGACTCGAACGAGGCGCTCGTCGCCGCCGGTGCCACCGCCCGCAAGGCCGTCGGGTCCGGCACCGTGATCTCGGTCGAGCAGGAGCGCAACGGTTCGGCGTGGGAGGTCCTCGTCGTGACGGACGACGGGGCGGAGCACGAGGTCCACACCGACGCGGCCGGCACCCGTGCCGAGGGGACACCGCGCGCTGACGACACCGACGCCGACGACGACGCTGAGCACCGTCGGTTCGTCGCCGCCGCGGAGCTCGACGTCGAGGACGCCGCGGGTCGGCTCACCGACACCGTCGCTGGCACCGTCACCGAGCTCGGGCTCGACGACCACACCGGCACCGTGGTGTGGGAGGGCGACGTCCGCGATTCCGCGGGCACCAAGCACAGCATCCGGATCGACGCCGGTTCCGGTGACGTCGTGACGAACACGGTCGACACCGACGACTGA
- a CDS encoding HAMP domain-containing sensor histidine kinase, producing MPEGAQRAAPSWPRSVRARTTLAAVLLVLAALVVGSVVFVTVLRLVLLDGVRSTAESGLEQATARVEADGARAVDGYDEVLVQVVGRGGRVLAHGDDADPPALPTADESRWSDDGDRWLLVADDVDLPDGTEATVVFGASLDAADTATTTVVTLLGVGVPVLVLLMGVGTWVVVGRSLRPVERIRRQVAEVGGASRGARVAVPGTEDEVARLAATMNDMLERLDRSAAAQRRFVSDASHELRSPIASVRQHAAVARAHPDRVDLVELADVVSAENDRLAALVDGLLELSRLDERRAVEGRPVDLDDLALAEVARVRSAGLVAVDGSGIGPARVLGDERLLGRVVRNLVDNAVRHADGRVAVGVRTVGDTAEVVVDDDGSGIAPAERERVFDRFVRLDEARSRDEGGSGLGLAIVRDAVRAHGGSVRVEDAPGGGARFVVRLPRSD from the coding sequence ATGCCTGAGGGTGCGCAGCGCGCTGCGCCGTCGTGGCCGCGGAGCGTCCGCGCCAGGACCACTCTCGCGGCGGTGCTGCTGGTGCTGGCGGCGCTGGTCGTGGGCTCCGTGGTGTTCGTCACCGTGCTCCGCCTGGTGCTGCTCGACGGCGTCCGGAGCACCGCCGAGAGCGGTCTCGAGCAGGCCACGGCCCGGGTCGAGGCTGACGGCGCGCGTGCCGTCGACGGCTACGACGAGGTCCTGGTGCAGGTCGTTGGCCGTGGCGGCCGCGTCCTGGCGCACGGGGACGACGCCGACCCGCCCGCGCTGCCGACGGCCGACGAGTCGCGGTGGTCGGACGACGGCGACCGGTGGTTGCTCGTCGCCGACGACGTCGACCTGCCGGACGGCACCGAGGCGACCGTCGTCTTCGGTGCCTCGCTCGACGCGGCCGACACGGCGACCACCACCGTGGTGACGCTGCTCGGCGTCGGGGTGCCCGTCCTCGTCCTGCTCATGGGTGTCGGCACCTGGGTCGTCGTGGGGCGCTCACTCCGCCCCGTCGAGCGGATCCGGCGGCAGGTCGCGGAAGTCGGGGGAGCGTCCCGCGGAGCCAGGGTCGCCGTTCCGGGGACGGAGGACGAGGTCGCCCGGCTGGCCGCCACGATGAACGACATGCTCGAGCGGCTGGACCGCTCGGCGGCGGCGCAGCGGCGCTTCGTGTCGGACGCATCGCACGAGCTGCGCTCCCCGATCGCCTCGGTCCGGCAGCACGCCGCAGTCGCCAGGGCGCACCCCGACCGCGTCGACCTCGTCGAGCTCGCCGACGTCGTGTCGGCTGAGAACGACCGTCTCGCCGCGCTCGTCGACGGGCTGCTCGAGCTCTCGCGGCTCGACGAGCGCCGAGCAGTGGAGGGACGCCCGGTGGACCTCGACGACCTCGCCCTGGCGGAGGTCGCGCGCGTGCGGTCGGCGGGTCTCGTCGCGGTGGACGGTTCGGGGATCGGACCCGCGCGGGTCCTCGGCGACGAGCGGCTGCTCGGACGGGTGGTCCGGAACCTCGTGGACAACGCCGTCCGGCACGCGGATGGTCGGGTCGCCGTCGGGGTGCGCACCGTGGGCGACACAGCCGAGGTCGTCGTCGACGACGACGGGAGCGGGATCGCGCCGGCGGAGCGCGAGCGGGTCTTCGACCGGTTCGTCCGGCTGGACGAGGCCCGCAGCCGCGACGAGGGCGGATCGGGACTCGGGCTCGCGATCGTGCGGGACGCGGTCCGGGCGCACGGCGGGAGCGTGCGCGTCGAGGACGCCCCTGGCGGCGGCGCACGGTTCGTCGTCCGGCTCCCGCGCAGCGACTGA
- a CDS encoding response regulator transcription factor: MRVLVVDDEVRLADGVRRGLEAEGWAVDVAHDGVDGLWHAREFDYDAIVLDLMMPGLSGWAVCAQLRADQDWTPVLMLTAKDGEWDQVEALDAGADDYVTKPFSHPVLVARLRALVRRGARERPSVLTVGDLVLDPAARTVHRGDVALDLTSREFAVLEFLVRRAGQVCSKRQVIDNVWDVDFDGDPNIVEVYVGHLRRKVDRPFGRATIETVRGAGYRLAVADA; this comes from the coding sequence ATGCGTGTCCTGGTGGTCGATGACGAGGTCCGGCTGGCGGACGGCGTCCGACGGGGTCTCGAGGCCGAGGGCTGGGCCGTGGACGTGGCACACGACGGCGTCGACGGGCTGTGGCACGCGCGGGAGTTCGACTACGACGCGATCGTCCTCGACCTGATGATGCCGGGGCTCAGCGGATGGGCTGTCTGCGCGCAGCTCCGCGCCGACCAGGACTGGACCCCGGTGCTCATGCTCACCGCCAAGGACGGGGAGTGGGACCAGGTCGAGGCACTCGACGCCGGGGCCGACGACTACGTCACCAAGCCGTTCTCCCACCCGGTGCTCGTCGCACGGCTCCGTGCCCTGGTGCGGCGCGGCGCGCGGGAGCGTCCGAGCGTCCTGACCGTCGGCGACCTCGTGCTGGACCCCGCTGCCCGGACCGTTCACCGCGGTGACGTCGCGCTCGACCTGACCAGCCGGGAGTTCGCGGTCCTCGAGTTCTTGGTGCGACGAGCCGGGCAGGTCTGTTCGAAGCGGCAGGTGATCGACAACGTGTGGGACGTCGACTTCGACGGGGACCCGAACATCGTCGAGGTGTACGTCGGGCACCTGCGCCGCAAGGTCGACCGGCCGTTCGGGCGGGCCACGATCGAGACGGTGCGCGGCGCCGGGTACCGGTTGGCAGTGGCCGATGCCTGA
- a CDS encoding SCO4848 family membrane protein, protein MLVFAAVVLFIGALFNVVAWPRFFQRVAKDTRARDASGRPTTFYRVHLVLLLVAMAITLASVIAGILLLV, encoded by the coding sequence GTGCTCGTCTTCGCCGCAGTCGTCCTGTTCATCGGTGCCCTCTTCAACGTGGTCGCCTGGCCGCGCTTCTTCCAGCGGGTCGCGAAGGACACCCGGGCCCGTGACGCATCCGGCCGCCCGACCACGTTCTACCGCGTGCACCTGGTCCTGCTGCTCGTCGCGATGGCGATCACCCTCGCCTCGGTGATCGCGGGGATCCTGCTGCTGGTCTGA
- a CDS encoding alpha/beta fold hydrolase has product MSRRTRRGAATALGITVGLAATAVATLAFVARRAAALYPAPATEPAPMLRRVAVPDAAGQDLPGWVTPAVGAGTRWAVALPGLGSHPLRHQEIAPALAEHGLTCLFAAHSARWPARRHGFGERETDEALAWLRFAAASGAQEVVLFGWSFGALLWLRVLDRAGPLPVAVRAVVLTGPLTDWVQTIAHGVGGGRLGRALGHGVLALLAVPGLARLAGQPVPLRVRPPVVTGATMPLLVVHSAADRTVPLATSRALVRAWSGPARLRVVAGARHGGERDGDPNGWLDDVSTTV; this is encoded by the coding sequence ATGTCACGTAGGACACGGCGCGGTGCCGCGACAGCACTGGGCATCACGGTCGGCCTCGCCGCCACGGCGGTCGCGACCCTGGCGTTCGTCGCCCGACGTGCGGCGGCGCTGTACCCGGCCCCGGCGACCGAGCCGGCGCCGATGCTCCGGCGGGTCGCGGTCCCCGACGCCGCCGGCCAGGACCTGCCCGGCTGGGTGACCCCCGCCGTCGGTGCCGGCACCCGGTGGGCGGTGGCACTGCCCGGCCTCGGCTCGCATCCGCTCCGGCACCAGGAGATCGCCCCCGCCCTGGCCGAGCACGGCCTGACCTGTCTGTTCGCAGCGCACTCGGCACGGTGGCCGGCCCGTCGCCACGGGTTCGGGGAGCGTGAGACCGACGAGGCCCTCGCCTGGCTCCGCTTCGCCGCCGCGTCGGGCGCGCAGGAGGTCGTCCTGTTCGGCTGGTCCTTCGGCGCGCTCCTCTGGCTCCGCGTGCTCGACCGCGCGGGCCCGCTGCCGGTCGCGGTCCGGGCGGTGGTGCTCACGGGGCCGCTCACCGACTGGGTCCAAACCATCGCGCACGGCGTCGGCGGTGGCCGGCTCGGTCGTGCCCTCGGCCACGGGGTGCTCGCGCTGCTCGCGGTGCCCGGGCTGGCTCGACTCGCAGGCCAGCCCGTGCCGCTGCGGGTCCGGCCGCCGGTCGTCACCGGCGCGACGATGCCGCTCCTCGTCGTGCACAGCGCCGCCGACCGCACCGTCCCACTGGCGACGAGTCGTGCGCTCGTCCGGGCTTGGTCGGGGCCGGCGCGGCTCCGTGTCGTGGCCGGCGCGCGCCACGGTGGGGAGCGCGACGGTGACCCGAACGGGTGGCTCGACGACGTCTCGACCACCGTGTAG
- a CDS encoding ImmA/IrrE family metallo-endopeptidase has protein sequence MTGHVARFWERGRAEGWSSVDQAVAAAAQVVGKPIVVREEAFLAAEPVCGFVATLEHQHLIMISPTPSTTFRSFVIGHELGHVLHAHHEASAQSAYIRDVIPDLPEYKVERAMARGLFENEFEREAELFADELAALIRDHRGRPSAFRGVFG, from the coding sequence GTGACCGGCCATGTCGCGCGCTTCTGGGAACGGGGCCGCGCCGAAGGGTGGTCGAGCGTCGACCAGGCCGTCGCCGCCGCGGCGCAGGTCGTCGGCAAGCCGATCGTCGTCCGCGAAGAGGCGTTCCTCGCTGCCGAGCCGGTCTGCGGCTTCGTCGCCACGCTCGAACACCAGCACCTCATCATGATCTCGCCGACCCCGTCCACGACGTTCCGCTCGTTCGTCATCGGACACGAGCTCGGCCACGTGCTGCACGCCCACCACGAGGCCTCGGCGCAGTCGGCGTACATCCGCGACGTCATCCCGGACCTGCCCGAGTACAAGGTTGAGCGCGCGATGGCCCGGGGGCTGTTCGAGAACGAGTTCGAGCGCGAGGCCGAGCTGTTCGCCGACGAGCTCGCGGCGTTGATCCGCGACCACCGCGGTCGGCCCAGCGCCTTCCGCGGCGTGTTCGGATGA
- the bcp gene encoding thioredoxin-dependent thiol peroxidase, which yields MTDRLTPGDTAPDFTLQDQDGAEHTLGALRGRKVIVYFYPAASTPGCTTEACDFRDNMSSLQAAGYEVLGVSKDELPALKRFQHEQALTFPLLSDPDLAVHRAYAAWGEKNNYGKVVTGTIRSTIVVDEDGRVELPLYNVKATGHVASLRKKLGLV from the coding sequence ATGACCGACCGCCTCACCCCCGGCGACACCGCACCCGACTTCACGCTGCAGGACCAGGACGGCGCCGAACACACCCTCGGAGCGCTGCGCGGGCGCAAGGTCATCGTGTACTTCTACCCCGCGGCGTCGACCCCGGGCTGCACCACCGAGGCGTGCGACTTCCGCGACAACATGTCGTCGCTGCAGGCCGCCGGCTACGAGGTCCTGGGCGTGTCCAAGGACGAGCTCCCCGCCCTCAAGCGGTTCCAGCACGAACAGGCGCTGACCTTCCCGCTGCTGAGCGACCCGGACCTGGCCGTGCACCGGGCGTACGCAGCCTGGGGCGAGAAGAACAACTACGGCAAGGTCGTCACGGGCACCATCCGCTCGACGATCGTCGTCGACGAGGACGGCCGCGTCGAGCTCCCGCTCTACAACGTCAAGGCGACGGGGCACGTCGCGAGTCTGCGGAAGAAGCTCGGCCTGGTCTGA
- a CDS encoding WhiB family transcriptional regulator, which translates to MDWRDKAACLTADPELFFPVGNTGPAVDQIEKAKSVCARCTVTEMCLQYALENNQDSGVWGGLSEDERRALKRRAARARRAS; encoded by the coding sequence ATGGACTGGCGTGACAAGGCAGCGTGCCTCACCGCGGACCCCGAGCTCTTCTTCCCCGTCGGGAACACCGGGCCGGCTGTTGACCAGATCGAGAAGGCCAAGTCGGTGTGCGCACGGTGCACCGTCACCGAGATGTGTCTGCAGTACGCCCTCGAGAACAACCAGGACTCCGGCGTCTGGGGCGGCCTCAGTGAAGACGAGCGTCGTGCCCTGAAGCGCCGCGCCGCTCGCGCGCGTCGCGCATCCTGA